In Streptomyces capitiformicae, one genomic interval encodes:
- a CDS encoding glycogen debranching N-terminal domain-containing protein, whose amino-acid sequence MSALPGTGNLPAQPLTGAGSPATPQAPPPAPRRPTELPPAHTALICVALPGLAISTEQGQLTGSGMEGFYRAGRRVLARCQVRVAGREPLAVQARMVTADRARFMGTLRISADAGPDPDVVVERTRYADGTERITLHSTARRSLRLPVEVSLGTDLAELGAVASGSAGPELPASVHDSGLRWSCATGHSTVTANPPPSDALASAGLLRWELELPPGGTRSVELRVRPDGAGPIRPVSRGATSPLAQTEAAGDDPGVRALLHTCLEDLEALLLRDPANPSDTHLAAGAPWRCGMAPADALIAARMTLPLGTRLAAGTLRTLARAQLEGPETRSGMIPGPRRDAGPHLPPVCTGTEATLLFPVLLAEARRWGLPEQETEELLPAAERCLRWLRAAVGDGMYLPDPRPGGPLRCETQAYAHRAALLGADLLDTYGRPGGTELREWARELRTRFRADFWLEDRGGGRPAAARKPGGRLVPHLGAGTAHLLDTGLLGAGDQAPGLLDKVQTEQLARLLGGPAMDSGWGLRTLGVKEAAYNPFGHRSGAVRVQETAIAVSGLAAAGYEKEASSLLRGVLAAAESFGHRLPEMYAGEQRMAGGAPLPHPAACRPAATAAASGVLLLTTLVGIRPDAPAGTVTLRPVRSAPLGEIGLTGLRVAGSPFAIRVSRLGLAMVEEAADGLQLGV is encoded by the coding sequence ATGTCTGCCCTGCCCGGCACGGGCAACCTGCCGGCGCAACCCCTCACAGGCGCGGGAAGCCCGGCAACCCCCCAGGCACCGCCGCCCGCCCCGCGGCGCCCCACGGAGCTGCCGCCGGCCCACACCGCGCTGATCTGCGTCGCACTGCCGGGCCTTGCGATCTCCACCGAACAGGGCCAGCTGACCGGGAGCGGGATGGAGGGCTTCTACCGCGCAGGGCGGCGTGTGCTCGCCCGCTGTCAGGTTCGAGTGGCGGGCCGGGAGCCGCTCGCCGTGCAGGCACGGATGGTCACGGCCGACCGGGCTCGGTTCATGGGCACGCTGCGCATCTCCGCCGACGCAGGGCCGGACCCGGACGTCGTGGTGGAGCGCACGCGTTACGCGGACGGCACCGAGCGGATCACCCTGCACAGCACCGCCCGCCGCTCGCTGCGCCTGCCCGTCGAGGTGTCCCTGGGCACGGACCTCGCGGAACTGGGCGCCGTCGCCTCCGGCAGCGCCGGGCCGGAACTGCCCGCCAGCGTCCACGACTCCGGCCTGCGCTGGTCCTGCGCCACCGGGCATTCGACCGTCACCGCCAACCCCCCGCCCTCCGATGCCCTGGCTTCCGCGGGACTGCTGCGCTGGGAGTTGGAACTCCCGCCCGGCGGCACCCGGAGCGTGGAACTGCGTGTACGGCCGGACGGCGCGGGACCCATCAGACCGGTGAGCCGGGGCGCCACCAGCCCTCTCGCCCAGACAGAGGCCGCAGGGGACGACCCCGGGGTCCGGGCGCTGTTGCACACCTGCCTGGAGGACCTGGAAGCCCTGCTGCTGCGCGACCCCGCGAACCCGTCCGACACCCACCTCGCGGCCGGAGCACCCTGGCGCTGCGGCATGGCCCCGGCCGACGCGCTGATCGCCGCCCGGATGACCCTGCCGCTCGGCACCCGGCTCGCCGCGGGCACCCTGCGTACCCTGGCCCGCGCCCAACTCGAGGGCCCGGAGACCCGGTCCGGAATGATCCCCGGCCCACGGCGGGACGCGGGCCCTCATCTGCCGCCGGTCTGCACCGGCACCGAGGCGACGCTCCTGTTCCCCGTGCTCCTCGCGGAGGCCCGGCGCTGGGGGCTTCCCGAGCAGGAGACCGAGGAACTGCTGCCCGCAGCCGAGCGCTGCCTGCGGTGGCTGCGGGCCGCCGTCGGAGACGGGATGTACCTGCCCGACCCGCGCCCCGGCGGGCCCTTGCGCTGCGAGACCCAGGCGTATGCCCACCGGGCCGCGCTGTTGGGCGCCGACCTCCTCGACACGTACGGACGGCCCGGCGGGACGGAGCTGAGGGAGTGGGCGAGAGAGCTGCGGACCCGGTTCCGGGCGGACTTCTGGCTCGAGGACCGGGGTGGTGGCAGACCCGCGGCTGCCCGTAAGCCCGGCGGGCGTCTCGTGCCGCACCTGGGCGCAGGCACCGCCCACCTCCTCGACACGGGGCTGCTCGGCGCGGGTGACCAGGCCCCCGGCCTGCTCGACAAGGTGCAGACCGAGCAACTCGCGCGGCTGCTCGGCGGACCCGCCATGGACTCGGGATGGGGGCTGCGGACGCTGGGCGTGAAGGAGGCGGCGTACAACCCGTTCGGCCATCGCAGCGGCGCCGTGCGCGTGCAGGAGACGGCGATCGCGGTCTCGGGGCTGGCCGCCGCGGGTTACGAGAAGGAGGCGAGCTCGCTGCTGCGGGGAGTGCTGGCGGCGGCCGAGAGCTTCGGCCACCGGCTGCCGGAGATGTACGCGGGGGAGCAGCGGATGGCAGGTGGTGCTCCGCTGCCCCATCCCGCGGCCTGCAGACCGGCCGCGACGGCGGCCGCCTCGGGCGTGCTTCTGCTCACCACCCTCGTCGGAATCCGTCCCGACGCCCCGGCCGGCACGGTGACGCTGCGCCCGGTGCGCAGTGCGCCGCTGGGGGAGATCGGCCTGACGGGACTGCGGGTGGCGGGTTCCCCCTTCGCCATACGCGTCAGCAGACTGGGGCTCGCCATGGTCGAGGAGGCGGCTGACGGCCTGCAGTTGGGAGTGTGA
- a CDS encoding NUDIX hydrolase, giving the protein MPYDPSAYPPFAVTVDLVVLTVRRHALCALTVRRGEQPFQGRWALPGGFVRADEDLAQAAARELSEETGLTAHDPSAPAQDNGAHLEQLATYGDPKRDPRMRVVSVAHLALAPDLPAPRPGGDANSARWAPVEELLAQGGYGRDGEPVAPLAFDHAQILADGVERARSKIEYSSLATAFCPPEFTVGELRRVYEAVWGVALDPRNFHRKVTGTPGFLVPTGGTTTRQGGRPAQLFRAGGATLLNPPMLRPEV; this is encoded by the coding sequence ATGCCCTACGACCCGTCGGCCTACCCGCCCTTCGCTGTCACCGTGGACCTGGTCGTGCTGACCGTCCGCCGCCACGCGCTCTGCGCGCTGACGGTACGGCGGGGCGAACAGCCGTTCCAGGGGCGGTGGGCGTTGCCCGGCGGCTTCGTACGGGCTGACGAGGACCTGGCGCAGGCCGCGGCGCGGGAGCTGTCCGAGGAGACCGGGCTGACCGCCCACGACCCGTCCGCCCCCGCTCAGGACAACGGCGCTCACCTGGAGCAGCTGGCGACCTACGGTGACCCGAAGCGCGACCCGCGGATGAGGGTCGTCAGCGTCGCCCACCTCGCGCTCGCCCCCGACCTGCCTGCGCCGCGTCCCGGTGGCGACGCCAACAGCGCACGCTGGGCCCCCGTGGAGGAGTTGCTGGCACAGGGGGGCTACGGACGGGACGGTGAACCGGTGGCGCCGCTGGCCTTCGACCACGCGCAGATCCTCGCGGACGGCGTGGAGCGCGCCCGCTCCAAGATCGAGTACTCGTCGTTGGCGACGGCCTTCTGCCCGCCGGAGTTCACCGTCGGCGAGCTGCGCCGCGTCTACGAGGCGGTGTGGGGCGTGGCGCTGGACCCGCGCAACTTCCACCGCAAGGTGACGGGCACCCCCGGCTTCCTGGTGCCCACCGGCGGCACCACCACGCGGCAGGGCGGCCGCCCTGCCCAGCTCTTCCGCGCCGGCGGCGCCACTCTGCTCAACCCGCCGATGCTGCGCCCCGAGGTCTGA
- a CDS encoding DUF4192 domain-containing protein, giving the protein MTNHSEAAGTSGNGDISGQNSCGGRGESPAYESRDRHSRPRQGHSGSGQPSGHSVSGTHAPPLGLDESKVYAAHGAAAGPCGEQQVTLRTPAELADALPYLLGYHPEDSVVLVALHDRDTRGRFGGRARLGIPAQTDDWPSVAQQLAHGLVTGSERRGAKPESMVAFLCQDPANGESARDVMERLRPLAQLLRRACGVLDVPVVEALCLSDGRFWSYCCPGNGCCSPEGESMGLPGTSVLAAAATYAGLQVRGTLKELRGRLMPWETAAALQQEAALDIAQSSLVPRILDAESRAEVAEETLALARRMMERLADNPIVSGALDADLRDDELIGHDDAATLILGLQDRATRDRAAEWMEGEEARPALRLWRALSRRCVGPYGEHAAAPLTLVGWVAWSSGDELEAREALAMALAADPDYLFARLLHQACNEGLDPESIRRCLRAERRGRDLARAAEGADADSETSRVVRCADAEDDSSRVEGDPSHAAAWCADTEGETSPATPSDDAESLSDGPCDTGSRRRRRARSEGGSHARAPRRSPGTAPTRRSRPADAGSPAGRRPGRAADGASGRARVRRSGGQQGTEGDT; this is encoded by the coding sequence ATGACGAATCACAGCGAAGCGGCCGGGACCTCCGGCAACGGTGACATCAGCGGGCAGAACAGCTGCGGTGGGCGCGGAGAGAGCCCCGCGTACGAGAGTCGCGACAGGCACTCTCGTCCAAGGCAGGGACACTCCGGGTCCGGACAGCCGTCTGGACACTCCGTGTCCGGTACGCATGCCCCGCCCCTGGGACTCGATGAGTCCAAGGTGTACGCGGCACACGGTGCCGCCGCCGGTCCCTGCGGAGAACAGCAGGTCACGCTCCGCACGCCGGCCGAACTGGCCGACGCCCTGCCCTACCTGCTCGGCTATCACCCCGAGGACAGCGTCGTCCTGGTCGCGCTGCACGACCGCGACACGCGCGGACGGTTCGGTGGGCGGGCACGGCTGGGCATCCCGGCCCAGACGGATGACTGGCCGTCCGTCGCCCAGCAGCTGGCCCACGGACTGGTGACCGGAAGCGAGCGCCGGGGCGCCAAGCCGGAGAGCATGGTCGCCTTCCTCTGCCAGGACCCGGCGAACGGTGAGTCGGCGCGCGACGTGATGGAACGCCTGCGACCACTCGCACAGCTCCTGCGCAGGGCCTGCGGCGTCCTCGACGTTCCGGTGGTGGAGGCCCTGTGCCTCTCCGACGGCCGCTTCTGGTCGTACTGCTGCCCGGGCAACGGATGTTGCTCGCCCGAAGGTGAGTCGATGGGGCTGCCGGGCACCTCGGTGCTGGCCGCCGCCGCGACCTACGCGGGCCTTCAGGTGCGCGGCACCCTGAAGGAACTGCGGGGACGGCTGATGCCGTGGGAAACCGCTGCCGCGCTGCAGCAGGAGGCCGCGCTCGACATCGCTCAGTCCTCCCTCGTGCCGCGCATCCTGGACGCGGAGAGCCGTGCGGAGGTGGCCGAGGAGACGCTTGCGCTGGCCCGGCGCATGATGGAGCGTCTCGCGGACAACCCGATCGTGTCCGGCGCACTCGACGCGGACCTTCGTGACGACGAACTCATCGGGCACGACGATGCCGCCACCCTCATCCTCGGACTCCAGGACCGCGCGACCCGGGATCGCGCCGCCGAGTGGATGGAAGGTGAGGAAGCCAGGCCGGCCCTCCGTCTCTGGCGCGCTCTGTCCCGTCGGTGCGTCGGCCCCTACGGAGAGCACGCCGCGGCCCCGCTCACACTGGTCGGCTGGGTCGCCTGGTCCTCCGGCGACGAACTGGAGGCCCGCGAAGCCCTGGCCATGGCCCTCGCCGCCGACCCCGACTACCTCTTCGCCCGCCTCCTGCACCAGGCCTGCAACGAGGGTCTCGACCCGGAATCGATCCGCCGCTGTCTGCGCGCGGAACGCAGGGGACGCGACCTGGCGAGGGCAGCCGAGGGCGCCGATGCCGACAGCGAAACGAGCCGCGTCGTCCGGTGCGCCGACGCCGAGGACGATTCGAGCCGCGTAGAGGGCGACCCGAGCCACGCTGCTGCCTGGTGCGCGGATACCGAGGGCGAAACGAGCCCTGCCACTCCGTCCGACGATGCGGAAAGCCTCTCGGACGGGCCGTGCGACACCGGCTCCCGACGCCGACGCAGGGCACGCTCAGAAGGGGGCTCCCATGCCCGAGCCCCCCGGCGTTCACCCGGCACGGCCCCGACCCGTCGTTCTCGTCCCGCCGACGCCGGCTCACCCGCCGGGCGGCGGCCGGGGCGTGCGGCGGACGGCGCGAGCGGTCGAGCACGGGTCCGCCGCAGTGGCGGACAACAAGGCACGGAGGGGGACACGTGA
- a CDS encoding ABC transporter ATP-binding protein, whose translation MIQAIGLTSIPRKELRPAVDDVSFEAHSGRVTALLGTPGAGKTTALKLMLELQKGRGIAYFRGRPLHRIAHPAREVGVLLGDVPGHPARTVRGHLRMLCAAVGLPVRRADEVLEVVGLVSLRDVRLGTLSRGMDRRLGLACALLSAPHTLVLDDPAAALSVRESRWLHGIMRAHANQGGTVLFATRDPKEAARTADQVLTLEQGRLIADQDVAEFSRTRLRPRVAVRTPHAARLGALLTKEARTARRSVEIVREGGNRLSVYGSTCAEIGETAFRHGVLVHQLADETGDMGPTPTPTPLSSDRAPTPTLPSPSTGEGPPAQGESPDGSVHEARRPVEEQPALVEEPEEPEEPEEPEEPEDPEGPEGPEGPEDPEGPEDPDGHGGSQETAAGPRTPTSDETDVNSAPHADPANPAPHDPPASPPAQSSDPDPLPPLPPPIKVRPARNPLRPLRYELRRATGVGTGYVTAAAVLVTSALTSVVLARVGHTPQPRLLAAWPRELPLPPAAIGAGLLGAVAFGDEFRHPALAADRGTVPRRLGLLVAKLLVAAVTGLLLAFLTVGCDLEVLYLVYGRELISLPADWLSLGASWSGLVVGCAWAGVLAAGVFRSTSAGLAAVVAVPLLVVPLLQKVLEGPTVRSAVGFPMRLRELVLMPWPFGGERYVEALAGVIAQPVGGALLLSLTTLLGAYLLTTLRSGVRG comes from the coding sequence GTGATCCAGGCCATCGGATTGACCAGCATCCCCCGCAAGGAGCTTCGGCCCGCCGTCGACGACGTGTCCTTCGAGGCCCATTCCGGCCGCGTCACCGCACTCCTCGGCACCCCGGGTGCGGGCAAGACCACAGCGCTGAAGCTCATGCTCGAACTCCAAAAGGGCCGCGGAATCGCCTACTTCAGAGGCCGCCCCCTGCATCGCATCGCTCATCCCGCGCGGGAAGTCGGCGTGCTGCTCGGCGACGTGCCCGGCCACCCGGCCCGCACGGTCCGCGGTCATCTGCGCATGCTCTGCGCCGCCGTGGGGCTGCCCGTGCGGCGCGCCGACGAAGTCCTGGAGGTCGTGGGCCTGGTCAGCCTGCGTGATGTGCGGCTGGGCACGCTCTCGCGGGGCATGGACCGCCGCCTCGGCCTGGCGTGCGCCCTGTTGTCCGCCCCGCACACCCTCGTCCTCGACGACCCTGCCGCCGCGTTGTCCGTCCGCGAGAGCCGCTGGTTGCACGGGATCATGCGGGCACACGCCAACCAAGGCGGCACGGTCCTGTTCGCCACCCGCGACCCCAAGGAGGCCGCGCGGACCGCCGACCAGGTCCTCACCCTCGAACAGGGCAGACTCATCGCCGACCAGGACGTCGCCGAGTTCTCCCGCACCAGGCTCCGCCCCCGCGTCGCCGTCCGCACCCCGCATGCCGCCCGCTTGGGCGCGCTGCTCACCAAGGAGGCCAGGACCGCACGGCGTTCCGTGGAGATTGTGCGAGAGGGCGGCAACCGGCTGTCGGTCTACGGCAGTACCTGCGCCGAGATCGGCGAGACCGCCTTCCGGCACGGCGTCCTCGTACACCAACTCGCCGACGAGACCGGGGACATGGGGCCGACGCCGACGCCGACGCCGCTGTCCTCAGACCGCGCGCCCACACCGACACTGCCGTCGCCGTCGACCGGCGAAGGGCCCCCCGCGCAGGGCGAGAGCCCCGACGGTTCGGTCCATGAGGCTCGGCGGCCGGTCGAGGAACAGCCGGCGCTCGTTGAAGAGCCCGAAGAGCCCGAAGAGCCCGAAGAGCCCGAAGAGCCCGAAGACCCGGAAGGCCCCGAAGGCCCGGAAGGCCCGGAAGACCCGGAAGGCCCGGAAGACCCGGACGGGCATGGAGGGTCTCAGGAAACGGCGGCCGGTCCGCGGACACCCACCTCCGACGAAACGGACGTCAACTCCGCACCTCACGCCGACCCCGCAAACCCCGCGCCGCACGATCCTCCCGCGTCGCCCCCGGCCCAGTCGTCCGACCCGGACCCCCTGCCCCCGCTCCCGCCGCCCATCAAAGTCCGCCCGGCCCGGAATCCCCTGCGTCCGCTGCGCTACGAACTTCGCCGCGCGACTGGCGTGGGCACCGGATACGTCACCGCCGCCGCAGTACTGGTCACCTCCGCCCTCACGTCCGTAGTCCTGGCCCGGGTCGGGCACACTCCGCAGCCGCGGCTGCTGGCCGCGTGGCCGCGGGAACTGCCGCTGCCGCCCGCCGCCATCGGCGCCGGACTGCTCGGCGCGGTCGCCTTCGGTGACGAGTTCCGCCACCCCGCCCTGGCCGCGGACCGCGGCACCGTCCCCCGTCGGCTGGGGCTGCTGGTCGCGAAACTCCTGGTGGCCGCGGTCACTGGGCTGCTGCTGGCCTTCCTCACCGTGGGCTGCGACCTCGAAGTGCTCTATCTCGTCTACGGACGAGAACTCATCTCGCTCCCCGCCGACTGGCTGTCGCTCGGCGCCAGTTGGAGCGGCCTCGTGGTGGGGTGCGCCTGGGCGGGAGTGCTGGCGGCGGGGGTCTTCCGTTCCACGTCCGCCGGGCTCGCGGCGGTCGTCGCCGTGCCACTCCTTGTCGTACCCCTGTTGCAGAAGGTGCTGGAGGGGCCGACGGTGCGAAGCGCGGTCGGCTTTCCGATGCGGCTGCGTGAGCTCGTACTGATGCCGTGGCCCTTCGGCGGAGAGCGCTATGTGGAGGCTCTGGCCGGCGTGATCGCCCAACCCGTGGGTGGCGCGCTGTTGTTGTCGCTGACGACCCTGCTCGGCGCTTACCTGCTCACGACTCTGCGCAGCGGGGTTCGGGGATGA
- a CDS encoding TetR/AcrR family transcriptional regulator → MVTSRWTAAPAQTASPRRRGAVLERAILDAALEQLSTVGWNGLTMEGVAAGAQTGKAAVYRRWPSKEDLVADALQAGLPRFDAAPDLGSVREDLLELCRQAREAMFSRPGFALRSVIHECDTIQAERFHGLIIGGVVEPTVKLLREIVERGIRRGEVRPDAANGYVFDAIPAMMMYRSKMCGSEWSEGDMAEMIDQLMVPLLRPHGA, encoded by the coding sequence ATGGTCACTTCGCGCTGGACGGCCGCTCCTGCCCAGACGGCCTCCCCGCGCCGGCGCGGCGCCGTGCTCGAGCGTGCGATCCTCGACGCCGCGCTGGAGCAGCTCAGTACGGTCGGCTGGAACGGCCTCACCATGGAGGGCGTCGCTGCCGGCGCCCAGACGGGCAAGGCCGCGGTCTACCGCCGCTGGCCGTCCAAGGAGGACCTCGTCGCGGACGCGCTCCAGGCCGGACTTCCGCGTTTCGACGCCGCACCCGACCTGGGAAGCGTGCGCGAGGATCTGCTGGAGCTGTGTCGGCAGGCACGCGAGGCCATGTTCTCGCGTCCCGGGTTCGCGCTGCGCTCAGTCATTCACGAATGCGACACCATCCAAGCCGAGCGCTTCCATGGCCTGATCATCGGGGGGGTCGTGGAGCCGACGGTGAAGCTGCTGCGGGAGATCGTGGAGCGGGGAATTCGGCGAGGTGAGGTACGACCCGACGCGGCCAACGGCTATGTTTTCGATGCGATTCCAGCCATGATGATGTACCGCTCGAAGATGTGCGGAAGCGAATGGAGCGAGGGGGACATGGCGGAGATGATCGACCAGTTGATGGTGCCGCTGCTGCGCCCGCACGGCGCCTGA
- a CDS encoding ribonuclease HII has product MPYEPPTHTVERSLRATTGAKVIAGVDEVGRGAWAGPVTVCAAVTGLRRPPEGLTDSKLLTVKRRESLAEELLKWVTSYALGHASPEEIDDLGMTAALRLAAVRALEALPVRPEAVILDGKHDYVGAPWRVRTVIKGDQSCVAVAAASVIAKVQRDKMMAELGIDHADFGFAANAGYPSPVHKAALAERGPTPYHRLSWAYLDALPQWRHLKKVRNWADGSVPEIEGQLGFDF; this is encoded by the coding sequence ATGCCGTACGAACCACCTACTCACACCGTCGAGCGCTCCCTGCGCGCCACGACCGGAGCGAAGGTCATTGCCGGTGTCGACGAGGTGGGGCGAGGCGCCTGGGCCGGCCCCGTCACCGTCTGCGCGGCGGTCACCGGACTGCGCCGACCGCCCGAGGGCCTCACCGACTCCAAGCTCCTGACGGTCAAGCGGCGCGAGTCGCTCGCCGAGGAACTGCTCAAGTGGGTGACCTCGTACGCCCTCGGTCACGCCTCTCCGGAGGAGATCGACGACCTGGGTATGACGGCCGCGCTGCGGCTCGCCGCCGTACGGGCCCTGGAGGCGCTTCCGGTGCGGCCCGAGGCGGTCATCCTGGACGGCAAGCACGACTATGTCGGAGCGCCCTGGCGGGTCCGTACGGTGATCAAGGGCGACCAGTCCTGCGTCGCCGTCGCGGCGGCTTCGGTGATCGCCAAGGTTCAGCGCGACAAAATGATGGCCGAACTGGGTATCGACCATGCAGACTTCGGTTTTGCGGCCAACGCCGGGTATCCGTCGCCCGTGCACAAGGCCGCGCTGGCGGAGCGGGGTCCGACCCCGTACCACCGGTTGTCGTGGGCGTATCTTGATGCGCTGCCCCAGTGGCGGCACCTCAAGAAGGTCCGCAACTGGGCGGACGGAAGCGTTCCGGAGATCGAGGGTCAGCTGGGCTTCGATTTCTGA
- a CDS encoding RecQ family ATP-dependent DNA helicase, whose protein sequence is MSDEDLPSTARQDVRTAADAVLARLVGAPAGAARLREDQWRAVEALVADKRRALVVQRTGWGKSAVYFVATALLRERGAGPTVIVSPLLALMRNQVEAAARAGIHARTINSSNTEEWDTIRQEVTAGAVDVLLVSPERLNNPDFRDQVLPELAAATGLLVVDEAHCISDWGHDFRPDYRRLRTMLADLPHGVPVLATTATANARVTADVAEQLGTGGGTDALVLRGPLDRESLSLGVLELPDAAHRMAWLADHLHELQGSGIIYTLTVAAAEEVTTFLRQCGHTVTSYTGKTENADRQQAEEDLLANRVKALVATSALGMGFDKPDLGFVVHLGSPSSPIAYYQQVGRAGRGVEHAEVLLLPGKEDQAIWEYFASVAFPPEEQVRRTLDVLAHAERPLSLPALEPLVELRRSRLETMLKVLDVDGAVRRVKGGWVSTGVPWAYDTERYAWVAKQRAAEQQAMRDYVTTTGCRMEFLRRQLDDEEAAPCGRCDTCAKPRFPDSVSPAALNAARGELGRAGVEVEPRKMWPTGLPAVGVNLKGRIPAGEQAAPGRALGRLSDIGWGNRLRPMLAPQAPDGPVPDDVAKAVVGVLADWAKGPGGWASGSTDAQPRPVGVVTMASRSRPHLIGTLGARIAEIGRLPLLGSVAYTGAVSQVTRSNSAQRLKALDGALTVPPELAVALKETVGPVLLVDDVTETGWTLAVAARVLRRAGAQGVLPLVLAVRA, encoded by the coding sequence ATGAGCGACGAAGACCTGCCCTCCACTGCCCGCCAAGATGTGCGTACGGCCGCCGATGCCGTGCTCGCCCGCCTCGTCGGCGCACCGGCGGGTGCCGCACGGCTGCGCGAGGACCAGTGGCGCGCCGTCGAGGCGCTGGTCGCCGACAAGCGCAGAGCCCTGGTGGTGCAGCGCACGGGCTGGGGCAAGTCGGCGGTGTATTTCGTCGCGACCGCACTGTTGCGCGAGCGGGGCGCCGGCCCCACCGTCATCGTCTCCCCGCTCCTCGCGCTCATGCGCAACCAGGTGGAGGCTGCCGCCCGTGCCGGAATCCACGCTCGAACCATCAACTCCTCGAACACGGAGGAGTGGGACACGATTCGCCAAGAGGTCACCGCAGGGGCGGTCGACGTGCTCCTCGTAAGCCCTGAGCGGCTCAACAACCCGGACTTCCGCGATCAGGTCCTGCCCGAGCTGGCGGCCGCGACCGGCCTGCTCGTGGTCGACGAGGCGCACTGCATCTCGGACTGGGGTCATGACTTCCGCCCGGACTACCGAAGGCTGCGCACCATGCTGGCCGACCTCCCGCACGGCGTCCCCGTGCTGGCCACGACCGCGACGGCCAACGCGCGCGTGACGGCCGACGTGGCCGAGCAACTGGGTACCGGCGGCGGCACCGACGCGCTGGTCCTGCGCGGCCCGCTGGACCGGGAGAGCCTGAGCCTCGGGGTGCTCGAACTGCCGGACGCCGCCCATCGGATGGCCTGGCTCGCCGACCACCTTCACGAGCTGCAGGGCTCCGGGATCATCTACACCCTCACGGTGGCCGCCGCCGAGGAGGTCACCACGTTCCTGCGCCAGTGCGGGCACACCGTGACGTCGTACACGGGGAAGACGGAGAACGCGGACCGTCAGCAGGCCGAGGAGGATCTGCTGGCCAACCGGGTCAAGGCCCTGGTCGCGACCTCGGCGTTGGGCATGGGCTTCGACAAGCCCGACCTGGGCTTCGTGGTGCACCTCGGCTCGCCGTCCTCCCCGATCGCCTACTACCAGCAGGTGGGCCGCGCGGGCCGTGGGGTCGAGCACGCCGAAGTGCTGCTCCTGCCGGGCAAGGAGGACCAAGCGATCTGGGAGTACTTCGCTTCCGTCGCCTTCCCTCCGGAGGAGCAGGTACGCCGCACCCTGGATGTCCTCGCCCACGCGGAACGGCCGCTGTCGTTGCCCGCCCTCGAGCCGCTGGTGGAGCTGCGCCGGTCCCGGCTGGAGACGATGCTGAAGGTCCTCGACGTGGACGGCGCCGTGCGGCGCGTCAAGGGAGGCTGGGTATCCACCGGCGTCCCCTGGGCGTACGACACCGAGCGCTACGCCTGGGTAGCCAAGCAGCGCGCGGCCGAGCAGCAGGCGATGCGTGACTACGTCACGACGACGGGCTGCCGTATGGAGTTCCTGCGGCGGCAGCTGGACGACGAGGAGGCCGCCCCGTGCGGTCGCTGTGACACCTGCGCGAAGCCCCGCTTCCCGGACTCCGTCTCCCCGGCGGCGCTGAACGCGGCGCGCGGCGAGCTGGGACGGGCGGGTGTCGAGGTCGAGCCGCGCAAGATGTGGCCGACAGGGCTGCCGGCGGTCGGCGTCAACCTGAAGGGGCGTATTCCGGCCGGTGAGCAGGCCGCGCCAGGGCGTGCACTGGGCCGCCTCTCGGACATCGGCTGGGGCAACCGGCTGCGGCCGATGCTCGCGCCCCAGGCCCCCGACGGGCCCGTCCCGGACGATGTGGCGAAGGCAGTTGTCGGCGTGCTGGCCGACTGGGCGAAGGGCCCGGGAGGCTGGGCCTCCGGGAGCACCGACGCCCAGCCGCGCCCGGTCGGTGTCGTCACCATGGCCTCGCGCTCCCGGCCGCACCTGATCGGCACCCTCGGCGCGCGGATCGCCGAGATCGGTCGTCTGCCGCTGCTGGGATCCGTGGCGTACACCGGTGCGGTCTCCCAGGTCACCCGCAGCAACAGCGCACAACGGCTCAAGGCACTGGACGGGGCGCTGACCGTGCCGCCCGAACTGGCCGTGGCGCTCAAGGAGACGGTCGGCCCCGTACTCCTGGTGGACGACGTGACCGAGACAGGCTGGACGCTCGCGGTCGCCGCGCGCGTGCTCCGGCGTGCGGGGGCGCAGGGGGTGTTGCCGCTGGTTCTCGCCGTGCGGGCTTGA